A DNA window from Drosophila virilis strain 15010-1051.87 chromosome 4, Dvir_AGI_RSII-ME, whole genome shotgun sequence contains the following coding sequences:
- the Trf5 gene encoding TATA box-binding protein-like 1, which yields MKHKDHKRVKKAKKDKKRSKTHRDDSKKSKKRDKEAKHKTESGPISSDPEQQINGDNKQQTEPVISDFDVLSIYADISKLSAVERYLNMLYRPFTCFVKTNCEFKLSELDCFLSDTRYEPDKHSALLIRLSSPICSLRLYDNGNICCQGYSYDSAALGIHRFIGTMEHLGYSPVFQNPKFNVVNATFCMPFSIHLEQLYREYHEDCLYNPETRPYLTYQIRNSSIKLAIFHVGYVYVLLSSQPRFTQKAIAFIMPILFRHRAANRPNVAELSSGDINFKLLWENEFQNAYQGTLKYSR from the exons atgaagcataaaGATCATAAAAGAGTCAAAAAGGCgaaaaaagataagaaacGTTCAAAAACGCACCGAGATGATTCAAAAAAGTCAAAGAAGAGAGACAAAGAGGCAAAGCACAAGACGGAATCAGGTCCAATAAGCAGCGATCCAGAGCAACAGATCAACGGCGACAATAAGCAGCAGACGGAGCCGGTCATATCCGACTTCGATGTGCTCAGCATTTATGCGGATATATCAAAACTAAGCGCTGTAGAGCGCTATTTGAACATGCTCTATCG TCCGTTCACGTGCTTCGTGAAAACCAATTGCGAATTCAAACTCTCAGAGTTGGACTGTTTTCTGTCGGACACGCGCTATGAGCCGGATAAGCACTCGGCTCTGCTCATACGGCTCTCGAGTCCAATATGCAGCTTAAGGCTTTACGATAATGGAAACATCTGCTGCCAGGGCTACTCTTACGATAGCGCCGCCCTGGGCATACATCGCTTTATTGGCACCATGGAGCACCTGGGCTACTCGCCCGTATTTCAGAATCCCAAGTTTAATGTGGTCAATGCGACATTCTGTATGCCATTTAGCATTCACCTAGAGCAGCTTTATAGAGAATATCATGAGGATTGCTTATACAATCCAGAAACACGTCCATATCTGACATACCAAATACGCAACTCCTCCATTAAATTGGCCATCTTTCACGTTGGCTATGTGTACGTACTTCTGTCCTCCCAGCCGCGTTTCACCCAAAAGGCAATCGCTTTCATAATGCCCATACTCTTCCGCCATAGAGCCGCCAATAGGCCCAATGTTGCGGAGCTGAGCAGCGGCGACATCAATTTCAAGTTGCTGTGGGAAAATGAATTCCAGAACGCATACCAAGGCACTCTTAAATATTCCAGATGA